One segment of Nocardioides sp. QY071 DNA contains the following:
- the mce gene encoding methylmalonyl-CoA epimerase, giving the protein MSITEGVPTHLFTAIDHVGIAVPDLDEAIAFYRDNFGMHVAHEETNEEQGVREAMVAVGDTDSKIQLLAPLNAESTIAKFIDRSGPGLQQLAYRVTDLDQVSAILRERGLRLLYPEARRGTANSRINFVHPKDAGGVLVELVEPAADGH; this is encoded by the coding sequence ATGAGCATCACTGAAGGCGTCCCCACCCACCTGTTCACCGCGATCGACCACGTCGGCATCGCGGTCCCCGACCTCGACGAGGCGATCGCGTTCTACCGCGACAACTTCGGCATGCACGTCGCGCACGAAGAGACCAACGAGGAGCAGGGCGTGCGCGAGGCGATGGTCGCCGTCGGCGACACCGACTCCAAGATCCAACTGCTCGCCCCGCTCAACGCCGAGTCGACCATCGCGAAGTTCATCGACCGCAGCGGCCCGGGCCTGCAGCAGCTCGCCTACCGGGTCACCGATCTCGACCAGGTCTCCGCGATCCTGCGCGAGCGCGGACTGCGCCTGCTCTACCCCGAGGCCCGGCGCGGTACGGCGAACAGCCGGATCAACTTCGTGCACCCCAAGGACGCCGGCGGTGTCCTGGTCGAGCTGGTCGAGCCGGCAGCCGACGGTCACTGA
- a CDS encoding 5-oxoprolinase subunit PxpA, whose product MGVVDLNADVGESFGRWQLGDDDALLPHLTSANVACGFHAGDPLTLRRTCDLAVSLGVSIGAQVGYRDLAGFGRRFVDVPTDELAADVLYQLGALDGIARAAGGRLSYVKPHGALYHAVSRHPEQALAVIDAVRAYGGLPVLGLAGSAFLAAVAEAGLEAVGEGFADRAYLPDGGLVPRSAPGAVLTDPVAVAAQAVELARSGDVRSLCVHGDSPGAPALAAAVRAALDAAGLPVGAFATP is encoded by the coding sequence ATCGGGGTGGTCGACCTCAACGCGGACGTCGGCGAGTCCTTCGGGCGCTGGCAGCTCGGCGACGACGACGCGCTGCTGCCGCACCTGACCAGCGCCAACGTGGCGTGTGGCTTCCATGCCGGGGACCCGCTGACGCTGCGCCGTACGTGCGACCTCGCGGTGTCCCTCGGCGTGTCGATCGGCGCCCAGGTGGGCTATCGCGACCTGGCCGGCTTCGGGCGCCGCTTCGTCGACGTACCGACCGACGAGCTGGCCGCCGACGTGCTCTACCAGCTCGGCGCCCTCGACGGCATCGCCCGCGCGGCCGGCGGCCGGCTGTCCTACGTCAAGCCGCACGGCGCGCTCTACCACGCGGTCTCGCGTCACCCGGAGCAGGCTCTCGCCGTCATCGACGCGGTTCGCGCGTACGGCGGCCTGCCGGTCCTCGGCCTCGCCGGCTCGGCCTTCCTGGCGGCCGTGGCCGAGGCCGGTCTGGAGGCGGTCGGCGAGGGCTTCGCCGACCGCGCCTACCTGCCCGACGGGGGACTGGTGCCGCGCTCTGCGCCAGGCGCGGTGCTGACCGACCCGGTCGCGGTCGCCGCCCAGGCGGTCGAGCTGGCCCGGTCGGGCGACGTGCGCTCGCTGTGCGTCCACGGCGACTCGCCCGGTGCACCGGCGCTGGCCGCCGCGGTGCGGGCCGCGCTGGACGCTGCGGGACTGCCCGTCGGCGCCTTCGCGACCCCATGA